The sequence AACGACGAGGCGGTTTTCGTAAAGACCGTAAATGCCCTTTGATCCAAGCGAGCAATCGCGGTTCCGCACCTTGTTCTTTCGGCTCATAGAAACGGCGTTCCCCGAGGGACTCCGGCAAATAACGCTGTTCCACCCAGGAGCCGGGAAACGAGTGAGGATATTGATAATTTCGCCCATAGCCCCATTCTTTTTGAAGCGATGTGCTGGCATTACGCAAATGAAGCGGCACGGGCTGTACCCCATTTTGGCGCACTTCCTTTTGCGCTGTCGCGTAAGCGGCGTATGTGGAGTTACTTTTGGGAGCCAAGGCCAGATAGACAACGGTTTCCGCCATAGGGATGCGCCCTTCGGGCATGCCCACCGCCTCCACTGATTGGTGACAAGAAACAGCCATCGGCAGCGCCTGCGGATCGGCCAGGCCGACATCCTCGCTGGCTGAAATCATAAGCCGCCGTGTGACGAAACGGGGATCTTCCCCGGATTCCAATAGACAAGCCAGATAATACAACGCCGCGTCCGGATCGCTACCGCGGATTGATTTGATCAAAGCGGATGCCAATTCATAATGAGAATCGCCGCCACGATCCCCGCGAATGATCACTTCCGGCAGATTTTTAGCCAAATGCTCGGGCGTGCGCGACTCTTC is a genomic window of Paucidesulfovibrio gracilis DSM 16080 containing:
- a CDS encoding replication-associated recombination protein A translates to MQLSLTENDNQPLADRIRPKNMTEFIGQPQLRERVDAFLRANRLPSLLFFGPPGCGKSTLALLLAQATGRPFVRVSAPEAGLPVLRKKLAGHKLLILDELHRFSKAQQDFFLPGLENGTITLIATTTENPSFSITRQLLSRLHVLRFRPLSHDELLDVAKRGESELGDSLTDAAREYLCGISGGDARSLLNLLEYALGLPEESRTPEHLAKNLPEVIIRGDRGGDSHYELASALIKSIRGSDPDAALYYLACLLESGEDPRFVTRRLMISASEDVGLADPQALPMAVSCHQSVEAVGMPEGRIPMAETVVYLALAPKSNSTYAAYATAQKEVRQNGVQPVPLHLRNASTSLQKEWGYGRNYQYPHSFPGSWVEQRYLPESLGERRFYEPKEQGAEPRLLAWIKGHLRSLRKPPRR